A DNA window from Fusarium fujikuroi IMI 58289 draft genome, chromosome FFUJ_chr11 contains the following coding sequences:
- a CDS encoding probable cellulase precursor, with protein MKSFFALSLFTGLSVAQNAAWAQCGGNNWTGSKTCVSGYKCTVVNEWYSQCIPGTAEEPTTTLKTTTGGGSTPTGTPGNGKFLWVGTNEAGGEFGEGNLPGTWGKDFIFPDPAAVDTLISQGYNTFRVQLRMERTNPSSITGPFDTAYLKNLTTIVDHITGKGANVILDPHNYGRYFNKIITSTSDFQTWWKNFATQFKSNSKIIFDTNNEYNTMDQTLVLNLNQAAINGIRDAGATQTIFVEGNQWSGAWSWPDVNDNMKALTDPLDKIVYEMHQYLDSDSSGTSPNCVSTTIGVERLKAATEWLRKNKKVGMIGEFAGGPNDTCKTAVKNMMDYLKENSDVWKGVTWWAAGPWWGDYMYSFEPPSGTAYTYYNSLLKTYI; from the exons ATGAAGTCCTTCTTCgctctcagcctcttcaccGGCCTTTCGGTCGCCCAAAACGCCGCCTGGGCCCAATGCGGTGGAAACAACTGGACTGGCTCAAAGACCTGCGTCTCCGGCTACAAGTGCACTGTCGTCAATGAGTGGTACAGTCAGTGCATCCCCGGCACTGCTGAGGAGCCTACCACGACCCTCAAGACCACTACTGGTGGTGGCAGTACACCTACTGGTACACCTGGAAATGGAAAGTTTCTCTGGGTCGGTACTAACGAGGCGGGTGGTGAGTTTGGCGAGGGCAATTTGCCTGGAACTTGGGGCAAGGACTTCATCTTCCCTGATCCCGCTGCCGTTGAT ACCCTCATCTCTCAGGGCTACAACACCTTCCGCGTCCAACTCCGCATGGAACGCACGAACCCCAGCTCCATAACCGGCCCCTTTGACACCGCTTACCTGAAGAACCTCACCACAATCGTGGATCACATCACCGGCAAGGGCGCCAACGTTATTCTCGACCCTCACAACTACGGCCGCTACTTTAACAAGATCATCACTTCTACCTCTGACTTCCAGACCTGGTGGAAGAACTTTGCTACCCAGTTCAAGAGCAACAGCAAGATCATCTTTGACACTAACAACGAGTACAACACCATGGATCAGACTCTTGTGCTGAACTTGAACCAGGCTGCCATCAACGGTATTCGTGATGCCGGCGCTACTCAGACTATCTTTGTTGAGGGTAACCAGTGGTCCggtgcttggtcttggcccGATGTCAACGACAACATGAAG GCTCTCACCGACCCtcttgacaagatcgtctACGAAATGCACCAGTACCTTGACTCTGACAGCTCCGGCACTTCACCTAACTGTGTCTCCACCACCATTGGAGTTGAGCGCCTCAAGGCTGCGACCGAGTGGTtgaggaagaacaagaaggtcGGCATGATCGGTGAATTCGCCGGTGGCCCTAACGACACCTGCAAGACTGCTGTCAAGAACATGATGGACTACCTCAAGGAGAACTCTGATGTTTGGAAGGGTGTTACCTGGTGGGCTGCTGGTCCTTGGTGGGGTGACTACATGTACAGCTTTGAGCCTCCCAGTGGCACTGCTTACACGTACTAcaactctcttctcaagacttATATCTAA
- a CDS encoding related to TRI15-putative transcription factor, with protein sequence MAGMSVVDSDQQESLRVAQTPSFCRLCNIELRGLGTWKAHVKSDGHVQKLQEKIHGVTVSSRTNSSSELSWSTRNTRDDFEDDDPESESDAEEDGIEEDQELVATKFVPGHCLFCSKDSSTLDESMKHMSLAHGFNTPFQEFLAVDLETLVSYLHFVINTYRECICCGTRRSTLEGIQHHMLAKGHCRLDITAETEEFYEIPQYEDALEYRKQDAGDPVRLPSGRVISHRKHEEPRVSRREVPDQKRVDSSAPVEPGMEIAHRRTVNGSREVVQASEAILAAQLSRLKITSDRAAQREEKRWRGRLERANNFFALKRFRLDAADSRMGRQF encoded by the exons ATGGCAGGCATGAGTGTTGTTGACAGCGATCAGCAGGAGTCGCTTAGAGTCGCGCAGACTCCTTCATTCTGCAGACTATGTAACATAGAGCTACGAGGACTGGGAACATGGAAAGCTCATGTCAAAAGCGACGGACA TGTTCAAAAACTACAAGAGAAAATCCATGGCGTTACAGtgtcatcaagaacaaatTCTTCTTCAGAATTGTCTTGGTCTACAAGAAATACAAGAGACGActttgaggacgatgacccGGAATCCGAAAGTgacgctgaagaagatgggattGAAGAAGACCAGGAACTCGTCGCGACGAAGTTCGTGCCTGGTCACTGCCTCTTCTGCTCCAAAGATTCTTCAACTTTAGACGAGAGCATGAAACATATGTCTCTAGCACACGGCTTCAATACTCCCTTTCAAGAATTCTTAGCAGTCGATCTCGAAACGCTAGTCTCCTATCTTCACTTCGTCATCAACACATACCGAGAATGCATCTGCTGCGGCACGCGTCGGAGTACACTTGAGGGCATACAGCATCACATGCTAGCCAAAGGCCACTGCCGCCTTGATATTACAGCAGAGACTGAAGAATTCTACGAGATACCGCAATACGAAGATGCTTTGGAGTATAGGAAGCAAGATGCTGGTGATCCGGTCAGGCTGCCTTCAGGGAGAGTCATCTCGCATCGCAAACACGAAGAACCTCGCGTTTCACGTCGAGAGGTGCCAGATCAGAAACGGGTTGACTCCTCGGCTCCTGTAGAGCCAGGTATGGAGATTGCGCATCGACGAACGGTCAATGGAAGTCGAGAGGTTGTGCAGGCTAGTGAGGCTATTCTTGCTGCGCAgctctcaaggctcaagATTACCAGTGATAGAGCAGCACAGCGGGAAGAGAAGCGGTGGAGGGGAAGATTGGAACGAGCGAATAATTTCTTTGCACTCAAGAGATTTAGGCTGGATGCTGCGGATAGTCGAATGGGCCGGCAATTCTAA
- a CDS encoding related to tol protein: MSDESPKLCSACAAINFDKLFFPDPAPINPAYRPPPDPCLGTLQEILDRSEECDVCNFIIDAHRQRYIRAPYGFSENHPDFESKLLGQEPIIHEEVNTYGLRLTVNDEPIKCYLESRDFSSDKLWYTEGGLDHGTGAVKRVLLRLEPRPWLAILATSITLQAIWPSKESRTENNNLPLDGTGRMIGPLLDLSLPQRWIKQCEGQHAQKCQNPKWLSDSDAEWPERCRVIDVMEKRIVDLLPTMRYIALSYVWGSSEEARQSRFERRLTRENLSRLRQPNSLGEISMPQTIKDAMYVTEQVGERYLWVDAFCIVQDDPADLGHQTARMDLVYSRALFTILAACGKDSTSGLAGLPSNPRDIYQRQVKVSSSGLHVTPLVTLTEEDTLQYSSWNTRGWTFQERLLSRRSLIFTNKQVYWCCDATTWEEESLLDIPGSTVFARSHSFGCYDEWDDNQAKFSTESFDQYITQFSTRRFTYSSDILHAFLGIIHRFEHLNNEKIHWGLNASTFDQALVWKYGQDRRDEMYTYASGGSTRSVPYPSWSWLGWTGFIGSYSLSVGEYYVGEVRSLLAFYSLMSDGSVSLIKGTSLRRVNDYGKEDDAASSTSEKSSHDWIEDTKVTGPIKITDISVTSQLESLELETCHRDLTPYDTGRIVFRTSHANVSIQVTNRDGIYMETSGGHVKLDLKLSSPFMQESYNLFEEVLKKESDPAKSKVVNFLGRRIASTSHTISLIVISRQYGFNEAEDEVAKLNVMAVGEKVPGSGVWSRIGLGVMKEEDWMKLDIDWRMVILE; encoded by the coding sequence ATGAGCGACGAATCCCCCAAGCTTTGCTCAGCCTGCGCTGCCATCAATTTTGACAAGCTCTTCTTTCCAGACCCTGCCCCAATCAATCCCGCCTACAGACCGCCTCCAGATCCTTGTCTCGGTACACTACAGGAAATCTTGGATCGTTCAGAAGAATGCGACGTCTgcaacttcatcatcgatgCTCACCGACAACGATACATACGAGCGCCCTACGGCTTCTCGGAGAATCATCCGGATTTCGAAAGCAAACTGCTGGGCCAGGAACCTATAATCCATGAGGAGGTCAACACATACGGACTTCGACTCACAGTTAACGACGAGCCAATCAAATGTTATCTTGAATCCCGAGACTTCTCCTCAGATAAATTGTGGTATACGGAGGGCGGCCTTGATCATGGAACTGGGGCCGTGAAGCGCGTTCTGCTCAGGCTAGAACCACGTCCCTGGTTAGCTATACTCGCCACTTCGATTACTTTGCAAGCTATTTGGCCGTCAAAAGAGAGCCGAACTGAAAACAACAACCTTCCACTCGACGGTACAGGTCGAATGATCGGGCCTCTACTGGATCTCTCACTCCCCCAGCGCTGGATCAAGCAATGCGAAGGCCAGCATGCACAGAAGTGTCAAAACCCGAAGTGGCTAAGCGATAGCGATGCCGAATGGCCTGAGAGATGCCGAGTGATCGACGTCATGGAAAAGAGAATAGTTGATCTACTTCCAACCATGCGCTACATTGCTCTAAGCTATGTTTGGGGATCTAGCGAGGAGGCGAGACAATCGCGCTTCGAGAGACGATTGACTCGAGAGAACCTGTCGCGACTTCGGCAACCCAACAGTCTTGGGGAGATATCTATGCCTCAAACTATCAAAGACGCTATGTATGTTACAGAACAGGTCGGCGAGAGGTATCTCTGGGTTGATGCCTTTTGTATCGTACAAGATGACCCTGCAGATCTTGGTCATCAGACAGCACGAATGGATCTGGTATACTCCAGGGCGCTCTTCACGATATTAGCTGCCTGCGGTAAAGACTCAACTTCTGGACTTGCAGGACTCCCTAGTAACCCACGAGACATCTATCAAAGGCAAGTCAAAGTCTCATCGAGCGGGCTACACGTCACGCCCCTCGTTACTTTAACCGAAGAGGATACGCTACAGTACTCGTCGTGGAATACAAGAGGCTGGACGTTCCAAGAGCGTCTTTTGTCTAGACGCTCGctcatcttcaccaacaaGCAAGTTTACTGGTGCTGTGATGCCACGACATGGGAGGAAGAGTCACTTCTCGACATCCCTGGGTCAACAGTCTTTGCTAGATCTCATTCATTCGGATGCTACGACGAATGGGACGATAATCAAGCCAAATTCTCTACGGAAAGTTTCGACCAGTATATTACACAATTCTCGACGCGAAGGTTCACTTACTCTTCTGATATCCTCCACGCCTTTCTTGGCATCATTCATCGCTTTGAGCATTTGAACAATGAGAAGATACACTGGGGTCTGAATGCTAGCACATTTGATCAAGCCTTGGTATGGAAATATGGACAGGATcgacgagatgagatgtaTACTTACGCTTCCGGTGGATCGACGCGCAGCGTGCCGTATCCTAGTTGGTCCTGGCTTGGGTGGACAGGGTTCATTGGTAGTTATAGTCTCAGCGTCGGGGAATATTACGTCGGAGAGGTGAGGTCACTTCTGGCGTTTTACTCGTTGATGAGTGATGGCAGTGTATCTTTGATCAAGGGTACTTCACTGAGGAGAGTGAATGATTACGGAAAGGAAGACGATGCcgcatcttcaacttctgaGAAGTCTAGCCACGATTGGATCGAGGATACAAAAGTGACCGGTCCGATCAAGATAACTGATATCTCAGTAACCTCGCAACTGGAATCACTTGAGCTCGAAACGTGTCATCGAGATCTTACGCCTTACGACACGGGACGGATAGTATTCCGGACAAGCCACGCCAATGTTTCCATCCAGGTCACCAACCGAGACGGCATATACATGGAAACATCCGGCGGGCACGTCAAGCTTGACTTGAAGCTATCATCACCATTCATGCAGGAATCTTACAATCTTTTTGAAGAAGTCTTGAAAAAGGAGAGCGATCcggccaagagcaaggtgGTGAACTTCTTGGGAAGACGCATCGCTTCAACAAGTCATACCATTAGCCTCATTGTCATTTCGAGACAGTATGGGTTTaatgaagctgaggatgaggtggCGAAGCTGAACGTCATGGCTGTTGGAGAGAAGGTACCTGGGTCGGGAGTCTGGAGTCGGATTGGTCTTGGGGTTATGAAAGAGGAGGATTGGATGAAGCTTGACATTGATTGGAGAATGGTGATTCTTGAATAG
- a CDS encoding probable amino acid transport protein GAP1 — MSHDKPNKTTDIKVEVALTRDVEIIEMRNMSNASHKDESTTTWAISAPKQEDDKEPNDWLDGFKRADRRKLKKGWDKGGYHSEPKPHVPGDRYFDIRAANAKTATSALARELKGRHLQMIAFGGAIGTGLFITSGSALHQGGPGSVLLSYIVIGALQYCTMQSLAELCVIFPIAGSFSAFSTRFLDPSWGFSMGWNYCLQWLFTLPLEIIAGAFTITYWNEDISKSVFVAIFLAAIFIINLFGVKAYGEAEFVFSIIKVTAIVAFILLGIVINIGGEPTSGYIGGRYWIDPGLFNNGFKGFCSVLVTSCFSFTGTELIGLAAAETANPRKSLPSAIKQVFWRITLFYIVALMLVSLLVPHDDPRILDASSSNSAASPFVVAIETAGTTVLPSVMNAVILIAVISVGNSSVFGSSRTLAALADQSMAPAIFSYVDKQGRPLAAIIFSCCIGLLAFIADLKAHDVVFNWLLSISSLATLFTWGSICLTHIRFRNAWAHHAHTLEQLPFRSRPGTYGSWFALAGYVLVLLSQVWIAVDPVDHKKNETTNDIVQNIFLNLMAVPIVLIMYLGHKLWYRTNFVALDDIDIQTGRRYYRVHLMSDQEREARVTWPLWKRAYRYFC; from the exons ATGTCACATGACAAACCCAACAAGACCACCGACATCAAAGTCGAAGTGGCGCTCACTCGTGATGTTGAAATCATCGAGATGAGAAACATGAGCAATGCCTCACATAAAGATGAAAGCACAACGACATGGGCCATCTCAGCGCCGAAGCAGGAAGACGACAAGGAGCCGAATGACTGGCTCGATGGATTCAAAAGAGCAGACAGAagaaagttgaagaagggatGGGATAAGGGGGGGTATCACTCTGAGCCGAAGCCTCATGTTCCGGGAGATCGATATTTCGATATTCGTGCGGCCAATGCAAAGACTGCTACGTCGGCGCTGGCGAGAGAATTGAAGGGCCGGCATTTGCAGATGATTGCTTTTGGCGGTGCTATCG GTACCGGATTGTTCATCACTTCTGGCAGTGCTCTTCACCAAGGTGGTCCAGGAAGTGTTCTCCTCTCATACATCGTCATCGGCGCACTTCAATACTGCACCATGCAATCGCTCGCCGAGCTCTGTGTCATCTTTCCCATCGCCGGTTCATTCTCTGCCTTCTCGACTCGCTTTCTGGATCCTTCTTGGGGGTTTTCTATGGGATGGAA CTACTGTCTTCAATGGCTCTTCACTCTTCCTCTTGAGATCATCGCTGGCGCATTCACAATCACTTATTGGAACGAAGACATCTCCAAATCCGTTTTTGTTGCCATTTTCTTAGCTGCCATTTTCATCATTAACTTGTTTGGTGTGAAAGCGTACGGTGAAGCTGAATTCGtcttttccatcatcaaggtcacTGCGATCGTAGCCTTTAT TCTCCTTGGaatcgtcatcaacatcggAGGCGAACCTACCTCGGGCTACATCGGAGGCCGCTATTGGATCGACCCCGGCTTGTTCAACAACGGCTTCAAAGGCTTCTGTTCCGTGCTCGTGACATcatgcttctccttcaccGGCACCGAACTCATCGGCCTCGCAGCAGCAGAAACAGCCAATCCTCGGAAATCCCTCCCCAGTGCCATCAAGCAGGTCTTTTGGCGCATCACCCTCTTTTACATTGTAGCCCTGATGCTCGTCAGCCTTCTTGTTCCTCATGACGACCCGAGAATCTTGGACGCTAGCTCCTCCAACTCTGCGGCCTCACCTTTTGTCGTCGCTATCGAAACTGCTGGAACCACGGTGCTGCCCAGTGTTATGAACGCTGTTATTCTCATCGCTGTTATTAGCGTTGGCAACTCGTCCGTCTTTGGTTCTTCGCGAACACTCGCTGCCCTTGCTGATCAGTCCATGGCACCGGCTATCTTCTCCTATGTTGATAAGCAGGGTCGGCCTTTGGCTGCCATTATCTTCTCTTGCTGCATCGGACTTTTGGCTTTTATCGCTGATCTAAAGGCTCACGATGTCGTCTTTAACTGGCTGTTATCCATTAGCTCTCTTGCGACGCTCTTCACCTGGGGCAGCATCTGTCTTACTCACATCCGCTTCCGTAACGCATGGGCACATCACGCACATACCCTCGAGCAGTTGCCATTCCGCTCACGACCCGGCACATACGGCTCTTGGTTCGCTCTGGCCGGATACgttcttgtcttgttgagCCAAGTCTGGATCGCCGTCGATCCTGTTGATCACAAGAAGAACGAGACCACAAACGACATTGTGCAAAACATTTTCCTTAACCTCATGGCTGTTCCCATTGTTCTGATCATGTACCTTGGACACAAGCTTTGGTATAGAACAAACTTTGTGGCTTTggatgatattgatatcCAGACTGGACGACGTTATTATCGTGTTCATTTGATGAGTGATCAGGAGAGGGAGGCACGTGTTACCTGGCCTTTGTGGAAGAGGGCTTACCGATATTTCTGTTAA
- a CDS encoding related to integral membrane protein — protein MSEPPKPPSDGSPFFPISERAANLAVAHLGITSPLLAIALAMFVARIWLRVRPVWRVSWEDYSMTIGVCAAVVDFGFLIPQMYTSPRLITESQVTWSRKYAFLAIPIWGIAMMFIKVSIAMMMHRIQPTVLWWRVFCFFIMGILIAYGVANTFFILLQCRPLEASWDTSVLETVQGASCLPQTGIHIMSNIGSGINIATDIMLSLAPTLFLWKLKRPLKEKILVGALMGLGMFASVASIVKATLVKEFGMAKDAWALTNSIATWTALEQILIMIASSAPFLKPLVQSALHRMGWTLSGTSAGRSGYGNRYHDVGQSARQSRIVNKSAVNSRRDIYGGDEDPFAAGDSNDAIPLEGKVYEVGKPRDERDITTMHTTQGSLTTGSWTERGSEERELTPSHAV, from the exons ATGTCGGAGCCTCCGAAACCTCCCAGTGATGGGAGTCCCTTCTTCCCCATCTCCGAACGAGCTGCGAATCTTGCCGTCGCGCATCTGGGCATAACATCGCCGCTTCTTGCTATTGCGTTAGCTATGTTTGTAGCGAGGATATGGCTGAGGGTACGACCGGTTTGGAGGGTAAGTTGGGAAGATTACAGCATGACTATTGGAGTC TGCGCTGCGGTCGTCGATTTCGGATTCCTCATACCGCAGATGTATACATCGCCACGACTCATCACCGAATCTCAAGTGACTTGGTCACGAAAATACGCATTCCTTGCGATTCCCATCTGGGGTATTGCCATGATGTTCATCAAAGTCAGCAtcgcgatgatgatgcaTCGAATCCAGCCAACTGTATTATGGTGGCgagtcttttgcttcttcataATGGGCATCTTGATAGCCTACGGCGTCGCCAACAcattcttcatccttcttcagtgCCGACCTCTCGAAGCATCATGGGATACATCAGTGTTGGAAACGGTGCAAGGAGCAAGCTGTCTCCCCCAAACTGGCATTCACATCATGTCGAATATCGGGTCCGGTATCAATATTGCAACAGACATTATGCTATCTTTGGCACCGACGCTCTTCCtctggaagctcaagagacCACTGAAAGAGAAGATCCTTGTTGGCGCACTCATGGGTCTGGGTATGTTTGCAAGCGTCGCTTCTATCGTGAAGGCAACCCTTGTCAAAGAATTCGGGATGGCAAAGGATGCATGGGCACTCACAAACTCCATCGCCACCTGGACAGCCCTCGAGCAAATCCTCATCATGATCGCATCCTCCGCGCCATTTCTCAAGCCCCTTGTTCAAAGCGCCTTGCACAGAATGGGCTGGACGCTATCAGGAACATCAGCCGGTCGCTCAGGCTACGGGAACCGGTATCACGACGTTGGACAGAGCGCAAGACAGTCACGAATAGTGAATAAGTCAGCGGTAAACTCGCGAAGAGACATCTACGGTGGAGATGAGGATCCTTTTGCTGCAGGGGACAGCAACGATGCCATTCCTTTGGAGGGAAAGGTCTATGAAGTGGGTAAGCCAAGAGACGAGCGGGATATCACGACAATGCACACGACGCAGGGGTCTTTGACGACGGGATCGTGGACGGAGAGGGGAAGTGAGGAGAGAGAGCTTACGCCAAGCCATGCAGTGTAA